From Bacillus basilensis, a single genomic window includes:
- a CDS encoding KH domain-containing protein — translation MKKLVETIVKPLVDHPEDVKVTQELYNGEIKYRLTVHPEDVGKVIGKQGTVAKAIRMLLYSVGHHNNEKVTLEIQ, via the coding sequence ATGAAGAAGTTAGTCGAGACGATTGTCAAGCCTCTTGTCGATCATCCTGAAGATGTAAAAGTTACACAGGAACTTTACAACGGAGAGATAAAGTATCGATTAACTGTACATCCTGAGGATGTTGGAAAAGTCATTGGAAAGCAAGGGACAGTTGCGAAAGCAATTCGAATGCTCTTGTATTCAGTGGGACATCATAATAATGAAAAAGTAACACTGGAAATTCAATAA
- the ylqF gene encoding ribosome biogenesis GTPase YlqF codes for MVIQWFPGHMAKARRQVTEKLKLIDVVIELVDARLPLSSRNPMIDEIITHKPRLVVLNKADMADDHLTKQWIAYFKEKGHMAISINAQAGQGMKEIAAACKVLVKEKFDKMVAKGIRPRAIRALIVGIPNVGKSTLINKLAKKNIAKTGDRPGVTTAQQWIKVGKEMELLDTPGILWPKFEDQLVGLRLATTGAIKDSILNLQDVAIYALRFMEKHYPERLKERYNLNDIPEEIVELFDAIGKNRGCLMGGGMIDYDKTSELVLRELRGGKLGKMTFETPEEFAEQTEDAEKVEEV; via the coding sequence ATGGTAATTCAATGGTTCCCGGGACATATGGCAAAGGCTAGACGCCAAGTAACAGAAAAATTAAAGTTAATTGATGTTGTAATTGAGCTTGTAGATGCTCGATTACCTTTATCTTCTCGAAATCCAATGATCGATGAGATTATTACACATAAACCGAGGCTTGTTGTTTTAAATAAAGCGGATATGGCAGATGATCATTTAACGAAGCAATGGATCGCATATTTTAAAGAAAAAGGCCATATGGCAATTTCAATTAACGCACAAGCTGGACAAGGTATGAAGGAAATTGCAGCAGCTTGTAAAGTGTTGGTGAAAGAAAAATTTGATAAAATGGTTGCAAAAGGTATTAGACCAAGAGCGATTCGTGCATTAATTGTAGGTATACCGAATGTTGGTAAATCCACGTTGATTAATAAATTGGCGAAGAAAAATATTGCTAAAACAGGAGATCGCCCTGGTGTGACAACAGCTCAGCAATGGATTAAAGTTGGGAAGGAAATGGAATTATTGGATACACCCGGTATTTTATGGCCTAAATTTGAAGATCAATTAGTGGGTCTTCGTTTAGCGACAACGGGTGCAATTAAAGATTCTATTTTAAATCTGCAAGATGTAGCTATTTATGCGTTACGTTTTATGGAGAAACATTATCCGGAACGTTTGAAAGAGCGCTATAATTTAAATGACATTCCAGAAGAGATTGTGGAGTTATTTGATGCGATTGGAAAAAACAGAGGTTGCTTAATGGGCGGCGGAATGATTGATTATGATAAAACATCTGAACTTGTACTTCGTGAGCTTCGTGGTGGCAAACTTGGAAAAATGACGTTTGAAACACCAGAAGAGTTTGCAGAGCAGACAGAAGATGCAGAAAAAGTAGAAGAAGTATAA
- the ftsY gene encoding signal recognition particle-docking protein FtsY: MSFFKKLKEKISKQTDTVTEKFKNGLEKTRNSFADKVNDLVFRYRKVDEDFFEELEEILIGADVGVSTVMELIDQLKEEVQRRNIQDPKEVQAVISEKLVGIYKGDSDFSNEINMQEDQLTVVLFVGVNGVGKTTTIGKLAHKFKSEGKSVLLAAGDTFRAGAIEQLEVWGDRVGVEVIKQGSGSDPAAVMYDAVQAAKARKVDVLLCDTAGRLQNKVNLMKELEKVKRVIEREVPGAPHEVLLVIDATTGQNGLSQAKTFREATNVTGIVLTKLDGTAKGGIVLAIRNEMDVPVKFVGLGEQMDDLQQFDPEQYVYGLFANLVETEEV; this comes from the coding sequence ATGAGCTTTTTTAAAAAGTTAAAAGAAAAAATTTCAAAACAAACAGATACGGTAACAGAGAAGTTTAAAAACGGATTAGAAAAAACGAGAAATTCGTTTGCAGATAAAGTAAATGATTTAGTGTTTCGTTACCGTAAAGTAGATGAAGATTTTTTCGAAGAATTAGAAGAAATCTTAATCGGTGCGGATGTTGGCGTTTCGACAGTAATGGAATTGATTGATCAATTGAAAGAAGAAGTGCAACGTCGTAACATTCAAGATCCAAAAGAAGTACAAGCTGTTATTTCAGAAAAGTTAGTAGGAATTTACAAAGGTGACAGTGACTTTAGTAACGAAATTAATATGCAAGAGGATCAATTAACAGTTGTTTTATTTGTCGGTGTTAACGGTGTAGGAAAAACGACGACAATTGGTAAACTAGCACATAAATTTAAATCGGAAGGTAAATCTGTCCTATTGGCGGCAGGAGATACATTCCGTGCTGGAGCGATTGAACAATTAGAAGTATGGGGCGATCGCGTTGGTGTAGAAGTGATTAAACAAGGATCAGGGTCTGATCCAGCAGCGGTGATGTATGATGCTGTACAAGCTGCAAAAGCACGTAAAGTAGACGTATTACTATGTGATACAGCAGGACGTTTACAAAATAAAGTGAACTTAATGAAAGAGTTAGAGAAAGTAAAGCGTGTAATTGAGCGCGAAGTACCAGGAGCTCCTCATGAGGTATTACTTGTAATTGATGCTACAACAGGACAAAACGGTTTAAGTCAAGCGAAAACATTCCGTGAAGCAACGAATGTTACTGGTATTGTTTTAACGAAGTTAGATGGTACTGCTAAAGGTGGTATTGTATTAGCGATTCGAAACGAAATGGATGTACCGGTGAAATTCGTTGGATTAGGGGAGCAAATGGATGATCTGCAACAGTTTGATCCAGAACAATATGTGTATGGTTTATTTGCGAACTTAGTAGAAACAGAAGAAGTATAA
- the rnhB gene encoding ribonuclease HII — MQKVTIQEAEYLLQEIMSEEDDRFQVLMKDERKGVQKLILRWYKQKELAQKEKEKFLEMSKYENALREKGLTYIAGIDEVGRGPLAGPVVTAAVVLPEDFYIPGLNDSKKLSEAKRERFYDEIKAQAIAIGVGIVSPQVIDEINIYQATKQAMLDAVANLSCTPEHLLIDAMKLPTPIPQTSIIKGDAKSISISAASIIAKVTRDRMMKELGEKYPAYGFEQHMGYGTKQHLEAIEVHGVLEEHRKSFAPIKDMIQK; from the coding sequence ATGCAAAAAGTGACGATTCAAGAAGCGGAATATTTACTGCAAGAAATTATGAGTGAAGAGGACGACCGCTTTCAAGTATTAATGAAGGATGAGCGAAAAGGGGTACAAAAACTCATTTTGAGGTGGTATAAACAAAAAGAGTTAGCACAAAAGGAAAAAGAAAAATTTCTAGAAATGTCTAAGTATGAAAATGCGTTACGTGAAAAAGGCCTCACATATATTGCAGGTATAGATGAAGTAGGTCGTGGACCACTAGCTGGGCCTGTTGTGACGGCAGCTGTTGTCCTCCCGGAAGATTTTTATATTCCAGGGTTAAATGATTCGAAAAAGCTAAGTGAGGCAAAGCGAGAGCGTTTTTATGATGAAATCAAAGCACAAGCAATTGCGATTGGAGTTGGAATTGTATCACCACAAGTTATTGATGAGATAAATATTTATCAAGCGACGAAACAAGCGATGTTAGATGCTGTTGCGAATTTATCTTGTACACCAGAACATCTATTAATTGATGCGATGAAACTTCCTACACCAATTCCGCAAACATCCATCATTAAAGGTGATGCGAAAAGTATTTCTATTTCAGCTGCATCTATTATTGCGAAAGTAACGAGAGATCGTATGATGAAAGAGCTTGGAGAAAAGTATCCTGCATATGGATTTGAACAACATATGGGATATGGCACGAAACAACATTTAGAAGCGATTGAAGTGCATGGAGTATTAGAAGAACATCGGAAATCGTTTGCACCAATTAAAGATATGATTCAAAAATAA
- the trmD gene encoding tRNA (guanosine(37)-N1)-methyltransferase TrmD codes for MKIDILTLFPDMFTGVFGSSILKKAQEKEAVELRVVNFRDYTTSKHNSVDDYPYGGGAGMVLTPQPIFDAVEDLTKETERKPRVVLMCPQGERFNQKKAEELAEEEHLIFVCGHYEGYDERIREHLVTDEISIGDYVLTGGELASMVITDSVVRLLPGVLGNHASQVEDSFSTGLLEHPHYTRPADFRGMKVPDVLMSGNHKNIDEWRHKESLRRTYTRRPDLLGERELSKQEEKWLEQIKEGK; via the coding sequence ATGAAAATTGACATTTTAACATTGTTTCCAGATATGTTTACAGGTGTGTTTGGATCTTCAATTTTAAAGAAAGCACAAGAAAAAGAAGCGGTAGAGCTTCGTGTTGTCAATTTCCGCGATTATACAACGAGTAAGCATAATAGCGTAGATGATTATCCGTATGGCGGTGGCGCTGGGATGGTATTGACCCCTCAGCCTATTTTTGATGCTGTAGAAGATTTAACAAAAGAGACAGAGCGTAAGCCGAGAGTTGTCTTAATGTGTCCGCAGGGTGAAAGATTCAATCAGAAGAAAGCGGAAGAGCTTGCAGAGGAAGAACATTTAATCTTTGTATGTGGGCATTATGAAGGATATGACGAACGAATTCGTGAACATCTCGTAACAGATGAAATTTCTATTGGTGACTATGTATTAACCGGTGGAGAGTTAGCTTCTATGGTTATTACTGATAGTGTTGTACGTCTCCTGCCAGGAGTACTAGGGAATCATGCTTCGCAAGTCGAGGATTCGTTTAGTACAGGTTTATTAGAGCATCCTCATTATACACGTCCAGCTGATTTTCGTGGTATGAAGGTGCCGGATGTATTAATGTCGGGAAATCATAAAAATATTGATGAATGGCGACATAAAGAATCACTACGTCGTACGTACACGCGTAGACCGGATTTATTGGGAGAACGAGAGTTATCTAAGCAAGAAGAGAAATGGTTAGAACAGATTAAAGAAGGCAAATAA
- the ffh gene encoding signal recognition particle protein, which produces MAFEGLADRLQQTMQKIRGKGKVSEADVKEMMREVRLALLEADVNFKVVKDFVKRVSERAVGQDVMKSLTPGQQVIKVVQEELTELMGGEQSKIAVANKPPTVIMMVGLQGAGKTTTTGKLANLLRKKHNRKPMLVAADIYRPAAIKQLETLGKQLDMPVFSLGDQVSPVEIAKQAIAKAKEDHHDYVLIDTAGRLHIDEELMDELAKVKEVAKPDEIFLVVDAMTGQDAVNVAQSFHEQLGLTGVVLTKLDGDTRGGAALSIKAVTNTPIKFAGMGEKLDAIEAFHPERMASRILGMGDVLTLIEKAQATVDEEKAKELEQKMRTLSFTLDDFLEQLGQVRQLGPLDELLGMLPGANKIKGLKNAQVDEKQIGHIEAIIRSMTKLEREQPEIINASRKKRIAKGSGTTVQEINRLIKQFDDMKKMMKTMTGMQKGKKKGLGGLKFPFM; this is translated from the coding sequence ATGGCATTTGAAGGATTAGCCGACCGACTTCAACAGACAATGCAAAAAATCCGCGGCAAAGGAAAAGTTTCTGAAGCCGATGTGAAAGAAATGATGAGAGAAGTTCGTCTAGCTCTTTTAGAAGCGGACGTTAACTTTAAAGTAGTAAAAGATTTTGTAAAGCGTGTGTCTGAACGTGCTGTCGGACAAGATGTAATGAAAAGTTTGACACCTGGACAACAAGTAATTAAAGTTGTACAGGAAGAACTTACAGAACTTATGGGCGGAGAGCAAAGTAAAATTGCTGTTGCTAATAAGCCACCGACTGTTATAATGATGGTTGGTCTGCAAGGTGCAGGTAAAACGACAACAACAGGTAAACTTGCGAATTTACTGCGTAAAAAGCATAATCGTAAACCAATGCTTGTTGCAGCGGATATTTACCGTCCAGCAGCGATTAAACAGCTTGAAACATTAGGGAAGCAATTGGACATGCCTGTTTTCTCTTTAGGAGATCAAGTTAGTCCAGTTGAAATTGCGAAACAAGCGATTGCAAAAGCAAAAGAAGATCATCACGATTATGTTTTAATTGATACAGCAGGTCGTCTGCATATTGATGAAGAACTAATGGATGAATTAGCGAAAGTGAAAGAAGTTGCGAAACCGGATGAAATTTTCCTAGTTGTCGATGCGATGACGGGACAAGACGCGGTAAATGTAGCACAAAGTTTCCATGAGCAGTTAGGTTTAACTGGTGTTGTATTAACGAAATTAGATGGTGATACGCGCGGTGGTGCGGCATTATCTATTAAGGCTGTAACAAACACACCTATTAAATTTGCTGGTATGGGTGAAAAACTAGATGCAATTGAAGCGTTCCATCCAGAACGTATGGCATCCCGTATTTTAGGGATGGGAGACGTCTTAACATTAATTGAAAAAGCGCAAGCTACAGTTGATGAAGAGAAAGCAAAAGAACTTGAGCAAAAAATGCGTACGCTTTCGTTTACGCTTGACGATTTCCTAGAACAACTTGGACAAGTACGTCAACTTGGACCGCTTGACGAATTGTTAGGAATGCTTCCTGGTGCAAATAAAATTAAAGGGCTGAAAAATGCACAAGTTGATGAAAAACAAATTGGGCATATTGAGGCAATTATTCGTTCTATGACTAAATTAGAGCGAGAACAACCGGAAATAATCAATGCTAGTCGCAAAAAGCGCATTGCCAAAGGTAGCGGTACAACGGTACAAGAAATCAATCGTCTAATCAAGCAATTTGATGATATGAAAAAAATGATGAAGACGATGACGGGAATGCAAAAAGGTAAGAAAAAGGGACTAGGTGGATTGAAGTTTCCATTCATGTAA
- the lepB gene encoding signal peptidase I has protein sequence MKKEKSSLWEWIKAILIAVVLAGVIRQFFFAPILVDGVSMASTLHDRDRMIVNKIGYHIGDPKRFDIIVFRATEDKDYIKRIIGLPGDEIEYRNDKLYVNGKPYEEPYLDKQKKQIADGPLTYDFTLEEMTGKKTVPEGQLFVLGDNRRFSKDSRSIGTISMDQVIGKANILYWPLKDARIVK, from the coding sequence ATGAAAAAAGAAAAGAGTTCACTTTGGGAATGGATCAAGGCAATTTTAATTGCTGTTGTATTAGCGGGTGTTATTAGACAGTTTTTCTTTGCGCCAATTCTCGTAGATGGGGTATCGATGGCGTCTACTTTACATGATCGCGATCGAATGATTGTCAATAAAATTGGTTATCACATAGGAGATCCGAAACGATTTGATATTATTGTATTCCGAGCAACGGAAGATAAAGATTATATTAAACGCATTATCGGCCTGCCAGGCGATGAAATAGAGTATCGTAATGATAAACTATATGTTAACGGAAAGCCTTATGAGGAGCCGTATTTAGACAAGCAGAAAAAACAAATTGCTGACGGACCGCTTACATATGATTTTACTCTTGAAGAAATGACAGGGAAGAAAACTGTTCCAGAAGGTCAATTATTTGTTTTAGGCGATAATCGTCGTTTTAGTAAAGATAGTCGTTCAATTGGTACAATTTCAATGGACCAAGTAATTGGAAAAGCAAATATACTATATTGGCCGTTAAAAGATGCACGCATTGTGAAATAA
- the rplS gene encoding 50S ribosomal protein L19 gives MQQLIAEITKGQLKTDLPSFRPGDTLRVHVKVVEGTRERIQLFEGVVIKRRGGGISETFTVRKISYGVGVERTFPVHTPRIAKIEVLRRGKVRRAKLYYLRNLRGKKARIKEIR, from the coding sequence ATGCAACAATTAATCGCAGAAATTACAAAAGGCCAATTAAAAACTGACCTTCCTTCATTCCGTCCTGGAGACACTTTACGTGTACACGTAAAAGTAGTTGAGGGAACTCGTGAAAGAATTCAGCTTTTCGAAGGTGTTGTAATCAAACGTCGTGGTGGCGGAATCAGTGAAACATTCACAGTTCGTAAGATTTCTTACGGTGTAGGTGTTGAGCGTACATTCCCAGTTCACACGCCAAGAATCGCGAAAATCGAAGTACTTCGCCGTGGTAAAGTACGTCGTGCTAAGTTATACTACTTACGTAACCTTCGCGGTAAAAAAGCACGTATTAAAGAAATTCGATAA
- a CDS encoding putative DNA-binding protein, protein MLEKTTRMNYLFDFYQSLLTQKQRSYMSLYYLDDLSLGEIAEEFDVSRQAVYDNIKRTEAMLEEYEDKLVLLQKFQERQRLVAKLKQLISEEEHVNEEMKQVVEAIEKLD, encoded by the coding sequence ATGCTCGAAAAAACAACGAGAATGAACTATTTATTTGATTTTTATCAATCGTTGTTAACGCAAAAACAGAGAAGTTATATGTCGCTTTATTATCTAGATGATTTATCTCTTGGTGAAATTGCGGAAGAATTTGATGTAAGTCGCCAAGCCGTGTATGATAACATTAAACGGACTGAAGCGATGCTTGAAGAATATGAAGATAAATTAGTATTACTTCAAAAGTTTCAAGAGCGACAGCGACTTGTTGCAAAGCTAAAACAGCTAATCAGCGAAGAAGAGCATGTGAATGAAGAAATGAAACAAGTTGTTGAAGCTATCGAAAAATTAGATTAG
- the rimM gene encoding ribosome maturation factor RimM (Essential for efficient processing of 16S rRNA) has protein sequence MTKWFNVGKIVNTHGVRGEIRVISRTDFPEERYKVGNTLYISNEKSTDYLPVKVTSHRQHKTFDLLTFEGYNNVDEVEKFKGSLIKVPEEQLGELAEGEYYYHEIIGCNVVTEEGEALGTIKEILSPGANDVWVIKRPKGQDLLIPYIDDVVLQVNIENKLVTIHVMEGLL, from the coding sequence ATGACAAAATGGTTTAATGTAGGAAAAATTGTAAATACTCATGGCGTAAGAGGAGAAATTCGTGTGATTTCTCGTACTGATTTTCCGGAAGAGCGATATAAAGTAGGAAACACTTTATACATATCGAATGAGAAAAGTACAGATTATCTTCCGGTGAAAGTAACTTCTCATCGTCAACATAAGACATTTGATTTATTAACATTTGAAGGATACAACAATGTAGATGAAGTAGAGAAATTTAAAGGTTCTTTAATAAAAGTACCAGAAGAGCAGTTAGGTGAACTAGCTGAAGGTGAATACTACTATCATGAAATTATTGGTTGTAACGTTGTAACAGAAGAGGGAGAGGCATTAGGAACGATCAAAGAAATCTTATCACCTGGTGCGAATGATGTTTGGGTAATTAAACGTCCAAAAGGTCAAGATCTGTTAATTCCCTATATTGATGATGTTGTACTTCAAGTTAACATTGAGAATAAATTAGTAACCATTCATGTAATGGAAGGGTTGCTATAA
- the smc gene encoding chromosome segregation protein SMC — protein MFLKRLEIAGFKSFAERVSVDFVPGVTSVVGPNGSGKSNITDAIRWVLGEQSAKSLRGAKMEDIIFAGSDTRRAVNVAEVTITLNNEDQRLPIEYNEVCVTRRVSRSGDSDFYINKQSCRLKDIIDLFMDSGMGREAFSIISQGKVEEILSSKSEERRGVFEEAAGVLKYKLRKKKAEGKLADTQENLNRVQDIIHELSSQVEPLERQASIAKDYLEKKEELEKVEAALIVHEIEELHEKWEALRNQFGHNKNEEAKMSTDLQKGEEELEELRGQLQAVDESVDSLQEVLLLSSKELEKLEGQRELLKERKQNATTHCAQLEQLIVELTEKATSYDGEIESSTEVLMQFVNQVKDLETKLHDNERLLATFADNLEEQIENLKGDYIELLNQQASHRNELSMIEEQSKQQNSKNERLDEENAKYVEIRMEITAKKTKLVESYEQVKEKVAGILSNIQKTEAALGKCKAQYSENETKLYQAYQFVQQARSRKEMLEEMQEDYSGFYQGVREVLKARENKLQGIEGAVAELLTVPKEYEIAMEIALGAAMQHIVVQKEEHARNAIAFLKQNKHGRATFLPQAVIKSRSLSFEQLRIVNQHPSFVGVAAELVQYNNKYESVVSNLLGTVIVAKDLRGANELAKQLQYRYRIVTIEGDVVNPGGSMTGGAVKQAKSSLLGRQRELEEWTKKLTDMEEKTTKLENFVKAVKQEIQEKEVQIRELRQSVEAERIDEQKLREEINRLELEEHRINDRLSIYDLEIEGFLQDQVKIQGRKEELEKILATLQAEITELDSKIAALTKQKSEQHSSKEKVQKEMTELKVLAAEKQQRLSNQKEKVERLTKEKEETDATLVKTKEDLAFLKQEMTSNSSGEEQITNMIEKKAYDRNQTSELIRSRREQRVSLQERVEHLERNLKETTGKHKYILEMLKDQEVKINRLDVELENRLQHLRETYTISFEAAKLKYTMTMPAEDARKKVKLIKLSIEELGTVNIGAIEEYERVAERHTFLLEQKDDLEEAKATLHQLITEMDEEMKKRFSTTFEGIRMEFQSVFSELFGGGRADLVMTNPEDLLNTGIDIVAQPPGKKLQNLGLLSGGERALTAIALLFGILKVRPVPFCVLDEVEAALDEANVARFAQYLKKFSDETQFIVITHRKGTMEESDVLYGVTMQESGVSKLVSVRLDDGEELVASK, from the coding sequence GTGTTTTTAAAAAGATTAGAAATAGCAGGATTTAAGTCTTTTGCTGAGCGTGTATCTGTTGATTTTGTCCCAGGTGTAACGTCTGTAGTAGGACCTAATGGAAGCGGGAAAAGTAATATTACTGATGCCATTCGCTGGGTACTTGGTGAACAATCTGCAAAATCATTACGTGGTGCAAAGATGGAAGATATTATTTTTGCAGGCAGTGATACGAGAAGAGCAGTTAATGTTGCTGAAGTAACAATAACTTTAAATAATGAAGATCAACGTTTACCGATTGAATATAATGAGGTGTGTGTAACACGTCGTGTATCTCGTTCTGGTGATAGTGATTTTTATATTAATAAACAATCATGTAGATTGAAAGATATTATTGATTTATTTATGGACTCTGGTATGGGAAGAGAAGCTTTTTCGATTATTAGCCAGGGTAAAGTTGAAGAGATTTTAAGTAGTAAATCAGAAGAACGTCGTGGTGTATTTGAAGAAGCTGCGGGAGTACTGAAATACAAACTTCGTAAAAAGAAAGCTGAAGGAAAATTAGCAGACACACAAGAAAACTTAAATCGTGTACAAGATATAATTCACGAATTAAGTAGTCAAGTAGAACCTTTAGAAAGACAAGCTTCTATTGCGAAAGATTATCTCGAGAAAAAAGAAGAATTAGAGAAAGTAGAAGCGGCGCTTATTGTACATGAAATTGAAGAATTACATGAGAAATGGGAAGCGCTTCGAAATCAGTTTGGGCATAATAAAAACGAAGAAGCTAAAATGTCAACGGATTTACAAAAAGGTGAAGAAGAGCTTGAGGAATTACGAGGACAATTACAAGCGGTAGATGAGTCTGTAGATTCCTTACAAGAAGTACTTCTTCTTTCTAGTAAAGAACTAGAAAAGTTAGAGGGACAGCGTGAGCTATTAAAAGAGAGAAAGCAAAATGCAACGACGCATTGTGCGCAACTCGAACAGTTAATTGTTGAATTGACAGAGAAAGCTACAAGTTATGATGGTGAAATCGAATCAAGTACAGAAGTGTTGATGCAATTTGTAAATCAAGTGAAAGATTTGGAGACAAAATTGCATGATAATGAGCGATTACTTGCAACTTTTGCTGACAATTTAGAGGAACAAATTGAGAATTTAAAAGGTGACTATATTGAACTTTTAAATCAACAAGCTAGTCATCGTAATGAATTATCTATGATTGAAGAACAATCTAAACAACAAAACTCTAAAAATGAACGCCTTGATGAAGAAAATGCGAAATATGTAGAAATACGTATGGAAATTACAGCGAAAAAGACGAAACTTGTGGAAAGTTATGAACAAGTGAAAGAAAAGGTAGCTGGTATCCTTTCGAATATACAAAAGACAGAAGCGGCACTTGGGAAATGCAAGGCGCAGTATAGTGAAAATGAAACAAAACTGTACCAAGCGTATCAATTTGTACAACAGGCACGTTCTCGAAAAGAAATGTTAGAAGAGATGCAAGAAGACTACTCCGGTTTCTATCAAGGGGTACGTGAAGTATTAAAAGCTAGAGAAAATAAGTTGCAAGGTATCGAGGGGGCTGTTGCAGAACTGCTAACGGTACCGAAAGAATATGAAATTGCAATGGAAATTGCTCTAGGTGCAGCGATGCAGCATATTGTTGTACAAAAAGAAGAACATGCTCGTAATGCAATTGCGTTTTTAAAACAAAATAAACATGGACGAGCAACGTTTTTACCGCAAGCTGTTATTAAAAGTAGATCGTTATCATTTGAGCAATTACGTATTGTAAATCAACACCCATCGTTTGTAGGTGTGGCGGCAGAACTTGTGCAATATAACAATAAATATGAAAGTGTAGTTTCAAATTTATTAGGTACTGTTATTGTTGCAAAAGATTTACGTGGTGCAAATGAGTTGGCGAAACAACTGCAATATCGTTATCGCATTGTAACAATCGAAGGTGATGTAGTGAACCCTGGTGGTTCTATGACAGGTGGAGCGGTAAAACAGGCGAAATCTTCTTTATTAGGACGTCAACGTGAACTAGAAGAGTGGACGAAAAAGTTAACTGATATGGAAGAAAAAACAACGAAGTTAGAGAACTTTGTTAAAGCCGTAAAACAAGAGATTCAAGAAAAAGAAGTGCAAATACGCGAACTAAGGCAAAGTGTAGAAGCAGAGCGTATAGATGAGCAGAAATTAAGAGAAGAAATTAATCGTTTAGAATTAGAAGAACACCGTATTAATGATCGCTTATCTATTTACGATTTAGAGATTGAAGGCTTCTTACAAGACCAAGTGAAAATACAAGGGCGTAAAGAAGAGCTAGAAAAGATTTTAGCGACTCTTCAAGCAGAGATTACAGAATTAGATAGCAAAATCGCAGCTTTAACAAAACAAAAAAGTGAGCAGCATTCTTCGAAAGAGAAAGTTCAAAAAGAAATGACTGAATTAAAAGTGTTAGCGGCTGAAAAGCAACAACGCTTATCTAATCAGAAAGAAAAAGTTGAACGATTGACGAAGGAAAAAGAAGAAACGGATGCAACGCTTGTCAAAACGAAAGAGGATTTAGCATTCTTAAAACAAGAAATGACATCGAATTCAAGTGGTGAAGAACAAATTACGAATATGATTGAGAAGAAAGCATATGATCGTAATCAAACTTCAGAGTTAATTCGCTCTCGTCGTGAACAACGTGTATCTTTACAAGAGAGAGTAGAACATTTAGAGCGTAATCTGAAAGAAACAACAGGTAAACATAAATACATTCTTGAGATGTTGAAAGATCAAGAAGTAAAAATAAACCGACTTGATGTAGAATTAGAAAATAGATTACAACATTTACGTGAAACATATACGATTTCATTTGAAGCAGCAAAACTGAAGTATACAATGACGATGCCTGCTGAGGATGCACGTAAAAAGGTGAAACTAATTAAACTATCCATCGAAGAGCTAGGAACAGTAAACATAGGAGCAATTGAAGAGTATGAGCGTGTAGCAGAGCGTCATACATTCTTATTAGAGCAAAAAGATGACCTAGAAGAAGCGAAAGCGACATTGCACCAACTAATTACTGAAATGGATGAAGAAATGAAAAAACGCTTTTCTACTACGTTTGAAGGAATTCGAATGGAGTTTCAATCGGTATTCTCTGAATTATTTGGAGGCGGTAGAGCGGATTTAGTCATGACGAATCCAGAAGACTTATTAAATACGGGTATTGATATTGTAGCGCAACCACCAGGGAAGAAACTGCAAAACTTAGGTTTATTGTCAGGTGGAGAGCGTGCTTTAACAGCAATTGCGCTGTTATTTGGTATTTTAAAAGTGCGCCCAGTCCCATTCTGTGTACTAGATGAGGTAGAGGCGGCTCTTGATGAGGCCAATGTTGCCCGTTTTGCCCAGTATTTAAAGAAATTTAGTGATGAGACACAGTTTATTGTAATTACACATAGAAAAGGTACAATGGAAGAGTCTGACGTATTGTACGGTGTAACAATGCAAGAGTCAGGGGTATCTAAACTTGTTTCGGTTCGTTTAGATGATGGAGAAGAACTAGTTGCAAGCAAATAG
- the rpsP gene encoding 30S ribosomal protein S16 gives MAVKIRLKRMGAKKTPFYRVVVADSRSPRDGRFIEEIGTYNPVAQPAEVKINEEAALKWLGNGAKPSDTVRNLFSNQGIMEKFHLSKQGK, from the coding sequence ATGGCAGTTAAAATTCGTTTAAAACGTATGGGAGCTAAAAAAACTCCTTTCTATCGTGTAGTTGTTGCAGATTCTCGTTCTCCTCGTGACGGACGTTTCATTGAGGAAATCGGTACTTACAATCCGGTTGCTCAACCAGCTGAAGTTAAGATCAACGAAGAAGCAGCATTAAAATGGTTAGGAAATGGTGCTAAACCATCTGATACAGTTCGTAACTTATTCTCTAACCAAGGTATCATGGAGAAATTCCACTTATCTAAACAAGGTAAGTAA